One window of Papaver somniferum cultivar HN1 chromosome 9, ASM357369v1, whole genome shotgun sequence genomic DNA carries:
- the LOC113312851 gene encoding uncharacterized protein LOC113312851 — protein MGNAMALCFYVNYKASTSSSSSSLVKLIFWEGKTITFKGKKIAGEIMFEYPEMMVCHANSFYINHIIPALSISDELFAGQTYFILPIDPFAFKVLSISSLSSLASSSSGSKPKRPINFTECPFQYVKGSDGRMLIRVLPEFIMKLISTSDGNSTISSTSSSTSFLCSTPELKKHYDVLVGSSKERVWSPKLETVSECKKNVAITTRLSPCRLLGVDVRRSTVRLTKSN, from the coding sequence ATGGGAAATGCAATGGCTTTATGTTTCTATGTAAATTACAAAGcatcaacatcatcttcatcttcatcactagTGAAGTTAATATTCTGGGAAGGAAAAACAATCACATTTAAAGGGAAAAAAATAGCAGGAGAAATCATGTTTGAATATCCAGAAATGATGGTTTGTCATGCAAATTCATTCTACATAAACCATATTATACCGGCTTTGTCGATAAGCGATGAGTTATTTGCCGGACAAACTTACTTCATTTTGCCTATCGATCCTTTCGCTTTCAAAGTTCTTTCCATTTCATCTCTATCTTCTTTAGCTTCATCTTCAAGTGGTAGTAAACCAAAAAGACCTATAAATTTTACTGAATGTCCGTTTCAATACGTGAAAGGTAGTGACGGAAGAATGCTGATTAGGGTTTTGCCTGAGTTCATAATGAAATTGATCAGTACATCAGATGGAAACAGTACTATTAGTAGTACTAGTAGTAGTACTAGTTTTCTTTGCAGTACACCAGAACTGAAGAAACATTATGATGTATTGGTTGGATCTTCAAAAGAAAGAGTTTGGTCACCAAAACTGGAAACCGTCTCAGAATGTAAGAAGAATGTTGCTATTACTACAAGATTGTCACCATGCAGACTATTAGGGGTAGATGTAAGAAGATCAACTGTGAGATTGACTAAGAGTAATTAA
- the LOC113309029 gene encoding pentatricopeptide repeat-containing protein At5g01110-like — translation MAGNRILHPQTVRSLPRYSCRFLSFSGFSNPKPKMNQTLEHLKNTEEFERVTSVSDSFIVEKMFMYLKNRDFDSLRHFAASRMSPSIVVNVLYKCCGNIQLGLNFIDFLGRNRGFKHTSSTLSAMIHIAVRGRRISDAQVLILRMVRKSGVSRNQIVGSLVSTYYGCGSNPMVFDLLIRTYVQARKLREASEAFQILTRRRFSPSINACNSLIGGLVKVDWVDMAWGIYWEMIKIGIQVNIYTLNIMTNALCKERKMEDARSFLLDMEKKEVFPDMVTYNTLIYAHCKEGNCEEAFELLNSMKAKGLVPGNVAYNSIINCLCKNGKVVEAKEILGEMTRIGLNPDTSTYNIFLGECCRKSSVRAAQQVFNEMLGHGIVPDLVSFSFLIGLFSRKGDIDQAFVYFRDMSNAGLAPDSVIYTMLIGGLCKNGNMLEALKLRDEMTEQGFLPDVVTYNTLLNGMCKEKRLSEADELFNEMVERGISPDYYTYTTLIHGYCRDGNADKAVDLFEMMIERNLKPDIVTYNTLIDGFCKEGNMEKANELWGDMISQGIFPNHISYSILINRLCSKGHVREALSLWDEMVKKGMEPNIVTFNSVIKGYCRLGNAEKADEFLNKMIEEGIIPDKITYNTLIHGLAREENMDGALAFVKKMENKGLIPDVVTYNILVHGFRVQGRMDEAIVMFRNMIEKDIKPDRSTYTSLINGYVSKDNVKEAFRLHDEMLRKGFVPNDYF, via the coding sequence atggcgggaaatagGATTCTTCATCCGCAAACAGTTAGGAGCTTACCCAGGTATTCTTGTCGATTCCTCTCCTTCTCTGGTTTTAGTAATCCAAAACCCAAGATGAATCAAACCCTAGAACATTTGAAAAACACTGAGGAATTTGAGCGTGTAACATCTGTTTCAGATTCATTTATTGTGGAAAAGATGTTTATGTATCTGAAAAACCGTGATTTTGATTCTTTACGGCATTTCGCCGCCTCTCGCATGAGTCCTTCAATTGTTGTCAATGTATTGTATAAATGTTGTGGAAATATACAGTTAGGTttgaattttattgattttttggGGAGAAACCGAGGTTTTAAACATACGTCGAGCACTTTAAGTGCAATGATTCATATAGCGGTAAGGGGTAGGAGAATATCGGATGCTCAGGTTTTGATACTTAGAATGGTTAGAAAGAGTGGGGTTTCAAGGAATCAGATTGTTGGTTCGTTggtttctacttattatggttgTGGTTCGAACCCTATGGTATTTGATTTACTAATAAGGACATATGTGCAAGCTAGGAAGCTAAGAGAAGCTTCAGAAGCATTTCAAATTTTGACTCGTAGGAGATTTTCGCCTTCGATAAATGCTTGTAATAGCCTTATTGGTGGGTTGGTAAAGGTTGATTGGGTTGATATGGCATGGGGGATTTATTGGGAAATGATTAAAATTGGCATACAAGTGAACATTTATACACTTAACATTATGACTAATGCATTGTGTAAGGAAAGAAAAATGGAGGATGCCAGGTCTTTTTTATTGGATATGGAAAAGAAGGAGGTTTTTCCCGATATGGTGACGTATAATACCCTCATTTATGCACATTGTAAGGAAGGGAATTGTGAAGAAGCTTTTGAGTTATTGAACTCGATGAAAGCTAAGGGCCTAGTGCCTGGCAATGTGGCCTATAATTCCATAATAAATTGTCTCTGCAAGAATGGAAAAGTTGTGGAGGCTAAGGAGATTTTGGGTGAGATGACAAGGATTGGGTTGAATCCTGATACCTCTACCTATAATATATTTCTCGGCGAGTGCTGTAGAAAAAGTAGTGTACGTGCTGCTCAACAAGTTTTTAATGAAATGCTGGGTCATGGCATTGTTCCAGATTTAGTTAGCTTTAGCTTTCTTATTGGGTTGTTTTCAAGGAAGGGAGATATAGATCAGGCTTTTGTTTATTTTAGAGATATGAGTAATGCTGGGTTGGCACCTGACAGTGTGATTTATACTATGCTTATTGGGGGACTTTGTAAAAATGGGAATATGTTAGAGGCCCTTAAGCTTCGAGATGAAATGACAGAGCAGGGTTTCCTTCCCGATGTTGTTACTTACAATACACTGTTGAATGGAATGTGCAAGGAGAAGAGATTGTCTGAAGCAGATGAGCTTTTTAACGAGATGGTAGAAAGAGGAATTTCTCCTGATTATTACACTTATACAACTCTTATTCATGGTTACTGTCGGGATGGGAACGCAGATAAAGCAGTAGACTTGTTCGAAATGATGATCGAGAGGAATCTCAAGCCAGACATTGTGACATACAATACTTTGATCGATGGATTTTGCAAAGAAGGAAATATGGAGAAGGCTAATGAGTTATGGGGTGATATGATTTCTCAAGGCATATTTCCTAATCACATATCTTACAGCATATTAATCAACAGGCTCTGTAGTAAAGGACATGTCAGAGAGGCACTTAGCTTGTGGGATGAGATGGTTAAAAAAGGAATGGAGCCTAATATTGTGACTTTCAATTCAGTCATTAAGGGCTATTGTAGATTAGGGAATGCAGAGAAGGCAGATGAGTTTTTGAACAAGATGATTGAAGAGGGAATTATTCCTGATAAAATTACATATAACACTCTTATTCATGGGCTTGCAAGAGAGGAAAACATGGATGGTGCTTTGGCTTTTGTTAAAAAAATGGAGAATAAGGGGCTCATACCTGATGTTGTTACATATAACATTCTAGTTCATGGTTTCCGTGTACAGGGTAGAATGGATGAAGCTATTGTGATGTTCAGGAACATGATTGAGAAAGATATAAAACCCGATAGATCCACTTACACGTCACTGATAAACGGATATGTTTCTAAGGACAATGTTAAAGAAGCATTTCGCCTGCATGATGAAATGTTAAGGAAGGGTTTTGTGCCAAATGATTATTTCTGA
- the LOC113309030 gene encoding DTW domain-containing protein 2-like, with translation MEEETELLTSFEFEEPKSGDDGEEKIEEKGKREICKNGCDRPANVCLCKELPAKPFLTYTKIIILHHPHEVHHKLATVPILTKCLQNCEILIGRRLRSGRSPILDSLYEASVRDPALPHKAMYLFPGTDSSPAIDLNDWVGGGGGLDGEEIRVLIVFDGTWKHAKEMVKSSLPYLSKFATRVCLKYDVEVGGETIFDSKLVLRKEPFSGCMSTIEAVARSLRVLEENINGIEIEGKLISILKSMVKFQSSHVMKKNIKPRPMLKKQNKKPQNIVS, from the coding sequence ATGGAAGAGGAGACAGAACTGCTCACAAGCTTCGAATTTGAAGAGCCAAAAtctggtgatgatggtgaagaaaaAATCGAAGAAAAAGGGAAGAGAGAAATTTGTAAAAATGGCTGTGATAGACCTGCCAATGTGTGTTTATGCAAAGAATTACCGGCAAAACCATTCTTAACCTACACCAAAATCATAATCCTACACCACCCACACGAAGTTCATCATAAGTTAGCAACTGTACCAATCTTAACTAAATGTCTTCAAAATTGTGAAATCTTAATTGGTCGACGCCTCCGTAGTGGGCGGTCTCCGATTTTAGACTCTCTTTATGAAGCTTCAGTAAGAGATCCTGCTCTTCCTCATAAAGCTATGTATCTTTTTCCTGGTACTGATTCTTCACCAGCTATTGATTTGAATGATTGGGTTGGTGGAGGAGGAGGATtggatggagaagagattagggttttgattgtATTTGATGGGACATGGAAACATGCAAAGGAAATGGTTAAGTCTAGTTTACCATATTTGTCTAAATTTGCAACTAGGGTTTGTTTGAAATATGATGTGGAAGTGGGTGGTGAGACTATTTTTGATTCAAAATTGGTTCTCAGGAAAGAACCATTTAGTGGATGTATGAGTACTATTGAAGCTGTTGCTAGATCTTTAAGGGTTTTAGAGGAGAATATCAATGGAATTGAGATCGAAGGAAAATTGATCtcaattttgaagtctatggttAAGTTTCAATCTTCTCATGTTATGAAAAAGAATATCAAACCAAGACCAATGTTgaagaaacaaaacaagaaaCCACAAAACATTGTTTCTTAA